The following are encoded in a window of Manihot esculenta cultivar AM560-2 chromosome 8, M.esculenta_v8, whole genome shotgun sequence genomic DNA:
- the LOC110621347 gene encoding aldehyde oxidase GLOX gives MDCYSSQWPPLLIFFALIIFTRAQLPGTWELLVPNAGIASMHTAVTRFNTVVLLDRTNIGPSRKMLPKGHCRFDPKEIVLKRDCYAHSVLFDPQTKQIRPLMILTDTWCSSGQFLPDGTLLHTGGDLDGHNKIRKFEPCEPNGSCDWVELDDVKLSEGRWYATNQILPDGSVIIVGGRGANTVEYYPPRNGAVSFPFLYEVEDHQMDNLYPYVHLLPNGHLFIFANNRAVLYDHETNRVIREYPPLDGGPRNYPSAGSSSMLALEGDYSTAMIVVCGGAQYGAFIEKSTDTPAHGSCGRIVATSPDPVWEMETMPFGRIMGDMVMLPTGEVLIINGAQAGTQGFEMASNPCLYPLLYRPDQPAGLRFMTLNPGTVPRLYHSTANLLPDGRVLLAGSNPHYFYKFNAEFPTELRIEAFSPEYLSPDRANVRPVIEEIPDTVRYGEVFNVLISAPLPVVEIVQVNLGSAPFATHSFSQGQRLIKLTVTPSVPDSSGRYRIGCTAPPNGAVAPPGYYMVFAVNQGVPSVARWVHLVK, from the coding sequence ATGGATTGTTATTCTTCTCAATGGCCGCCTTTACTGATATTCTTCGCTTTGATAATTTTCACACGCGCTCAGCTTCCTGGCACGTGGGAGCTTCTGGTCCCTAACGCTGGAATTGCCTCCATGCACACTGCAGTGACACGCTTCAACACCGTTGTCCTCCTCGACCGGACTAACATTGGCCCATCTCGGAAAATGCTGCCCAAAGGCCATTGCCGCTTTGACCCTAAGGAAATTGTCCTCAAGCGCGATTGCTATGCTCATTCCGTTCTCTTCGATCCTCAAACCAAACAAATCCGACCCTTAATGATCCTCACCGACACTTGGTGCTCTTCGGGTCAGTTTCTCCCTGACGGTACCCTCTTGCACACCGGTGGTGACTTGGATGGCCACAACAAGATCCGAAAATTCGAACCGTGTGAACCGAACGGTTCTTGTGACTGGGTGGAGCTTGACGACGTAAAATTGAGTGAGGGGAGGTGGTATGCTACGAACCAGATATTGCCGGATGGTTCGGTGATTATCGTCGGTGGGAGAGGAGCGAACACTGTAGAGTATTATCCCCCAAGAAACGGAGCCGTTTCCTTCCCGTTTCTCTATGAGGTGGAGGATCACCAAATGGACAATTTGTATCCTTACGTCCATCTCCTCCCTAACGGCCATCTCTTCATCTTCGCAAACAATAGGGCCGTCTTGTATGATCACGAGACCAACAGAGTGATCAGAGAGTATCCGCCGTTGGATGGAGGCCCGCGAAATTATCCATCTGCTGGATCATCATCTATGCTGGCGCTGGAGGGTGATTACTCTACGGCTATGATTGTTGTTTGTGGCGGGGCCCAATATGGAGCATTTATCGAAAAGAGTACAGACACCCCGGCTCACGGCAGCTGCGGACGCATTGTTGCGACGTCGCCGGACCCGGTTTGGGAAATGGAGACTATGCCATTCGGGCGGATCATGGGCGACATGGTAATGCTTCCAACTGGTGAAGTGCTCATTATTAATGGAGCTCAGGCGGGCACCCAAGGGTTCGAAATGGCATCCAACCCATGCTTATATCCACTTTTGTACAGACCGGACCAACCTGCCGGGTTAAGGTTCATGACGTTGAACCCGGGAACTGTGCCCAGATTGTACCACTCAACCGCTAACCTGTTACCAGATGGGCGGGTCTTACTTGCCGGAAGTAATCCGCATTATTTTTACAAATTCAATGCCGAATTTCCCACAGAATTACGAATCGAAGCTTTTTCGCCGGAATACTTGTCCCCTGACCGAGCCAATGTTCGACCAGTAATCGAAGAGATTCCCGATACGGTACGCTACGGCGAGGTTTTTAATGTCTTAATTTCGGCTCCATTGCCGGTGGTGGAGATCGTACAAGTTAATTTGGGAAGTGCGCCATTTGCGACGCATTCCTTTTCACAGGGTCAAAGGTTGATTAAATTAACCGTTACGCCGTCCGTCCCTGACAGTAGCGGCCGGTACAGGATCGGATGCACTGCGCCGCCTAATGGGGCGGTTGCACCGCCGGGTTATTATATGGTATTTGCGGTTAACCAAGGCGTGCCAAGCGTGGCGAGATGGGTTCATTTGGTGAAATGA